The following coding sequences are from one Epilithonimonas vandammei window:
- a CDS encoding DUF4298 domain-containing protein → MEIDLERITEMENALNQTDQLIMEMENLLKKWDENLPNYQKLYSYYYSEEWRKDFEAANENNFPVGFPHGVLSEDAAYNTLGDFRGLSLRMLKIGVKGVE, encoded by the coding sequence ATGGAAATTGATCTTGAAAGAATCACCGAGATGGAAAATGCCTTGAACCAAACCGACCAGTTGATCATGGAAATGGAAAATCTATTGAAAAAATGGGATGAAAACCTACCCAATTACCAAAAACTTTATAGTTATTACTACAGCGAAGAATGGCGCAAAGATTTCGAAGCGGCGAATGAAAATAATTTTCCAGTCGGTTTCCCGCACGGTGTTTTGAGCGAAGATGCGGCTTACAACACGCTCGGCGATTTCCGCGGACTGTCGCTAAGAATGTTGAAAATTGGCGTTAAGGGAGTGGAGTAG
- a CDS encoding acyltransferase, which yields MNFLYRIILKINTIWKSIYKNAYIEICKARGMKVGEGVIFIEAPAFGSEPYLIEIGDRTKITAGCTFINHDGAMYVIRSMEKYADARNFGRIKIGENCFIGNNCTFLPGAKMGNNCILGAGSVLSSSMPDNSVYAGVPAKFICTIEEYGNKALRNNVMYPRELEKNRSQLDAYIKKNLPHTYKPVKQPTPLP from the coding sequence ATGAATTTTCTGTACAGAATCATTCTAAAAATCAACACCATCTGGAAAAGCATCTATAAAAACGCTTACATAGAGATCTGTAAAGCAAGGGGAATGAAAGTTGGTGAAGGTGTTATCTTTATAGAAGCGCCGGCTTTCGGGTCAGAGCCTTATTTGATAGAAATTGGTGACCGAACCAAAATCACTGCGGGCTGTACATTTATCAATCACGATGGTGCAATGTATGTCATCAGAAGTATGGAGAAATATGCGGATGCAAGAAACTTTGGCAGAATAAAAATCGGAGAAAACTGTTTCATTGGTAATAATTGTACATTTCTTCCAGGCGCGAAAATGGGTAATAATTGTATCTTGGGAGCTGGCTCCGTTCTCAGTTCGTCTATGCCGGATAATTCGGTTTACGCCGGCGTTCCCGCAAAATTCATCTGTACCATTGAGGAATACGGCAATAAAGCGCTTAGAAACAACGTGATGTATCCCCGCGAACTGGAAAAAAACAGATCACAGCTCGATGCATACATCAAAAAAAATCTTCCCCACACCTACAAACCTGTAAAGCAGCCTACTCCACTCCCTTAA
- a CDS encoding SulP family inorganic anion transporter: MKNSTSLFGGIKENFPSGLVVFLVALPLCLGIALASGAPPLSGIISGVVGGIVVGVISNSNISVSGPAAGLTAIILVAITDIGAFELFLCAGIIAGIIQLILGFIRAGSISNYFPNNVIEGMLAGIGIIIILKQISHAVGFDKDYEGHESLFDNGFNSGFFTELLSAIHPGAVVITLVSISILLAWDNVPTLKKLKVLPGALVAVITGILLNELFKISGSTLAIAPEHLVTLPVPKSLEDFKNLITFPDISGFTNPKVWITGATIAVVASIETLLCIEASDRLDVKRRITDTNLELKAQGIGNLISSFIGGLPMTSVVVRSSANASAGATSKLSTIIHGVLLLICVLSIPFILNLIPLATLAAVLILVGYKLAKPATFIHFWKNGKYQFIPFLATVVAVVATDLLKGVGIGLLISIIYILQGNMKRAYYLSKENLDDADDITIKLAEEVSFLNKAAIKKTLKNIKSKSKVIIDARKTSYITTDVLEMIQDFANVRAKEEDIEVELLGFKTSYRDYANDQDSHVVVHHRRAM, encoded by the coding sequence ATGAAAAATTCAACATCTTTGTTCGGAGGGATCAAAGAAAACTTTCCATCGGGACTTGTCGTTTTCCTTGTGGCTTTACCATTATGTCTTGGTATTGCACTAGCATCCGGCGCTCCGCCATTATCTGGCATCATTTCGGGTGTTGTGGGCGGAATAGTAGTAGGCGTAATCAGTAATTCCAACATTTCCGTGTCCGGACCAGCGGCAGGACTTACAGCGATTATTTTGGTTGCAATAACTGATATCGGTGCATTTGAACTGTTTCTGTGCGCAGGAATTATTGCAGGAATCATTCAACTTATTCTTGGCTTCATCCGTGCTGGAAGCATCTCCAATTATTTTCCAAATAACGTCATCGAAGGAATGCTGGCAGGGATTGGTATCATTATTATATTAAAACAAATATCACACGCTGTGGGATTTGATAAAGATTATGAAGGTCACGAATCTCTTTTTGACAATGGTTTCAATAGCGGTTTTTTTACAGAATTGCTATCTGCTATACACCCAGGCGCAGTTGTGATTACACTAGTCTCAATTTCTATTCTCTTGGCTTGGGATAATGTTCCTACGCTTAAAAAATTAAAAGTACTGCCTGGCGCTTTAGTAGCTGTAATAACAGGTATTCTTCTCAATGAATTATTTAAAATATCAGGAAGCACACTTGCGATAGCTCCGGAACATCTAGTAACACTTCCTGTTCCAAAAAGTTTGGAAGATTTTAAAAACCTAATTACTTTTCCGGATATTTCGGGATTTACAAACCCTAAAGTCTGGATTACAGGAGCTACCATTGCCGTAGTTGCATCTATAGAAACTTTGCTATGTATAGAAGCCTCTGACAGGCTGGATGTGAAAAGGAGAATCACGGACACCAACCTGGAACTGAAGGCGCAAGGAATTGGCAACCTGATAAGTTCTTTTATTGGCGGGCTGCCAATGACATCTGTAGTGGTAAGGAGTTCCGCCAATGCGAGTGCCGGTGCAACATCCAAGCTATCAACCATTATCCACGGTGTTTTGCTTCTGATTTGTGTATTATCAATCCCATTCATCTTGAATCTTATTCCGTTGGCAACATTGGCTGCGGTTCTGATATTGGTTGGATATAAGCTTGCCAAACCTGCAACTTTTATCCATTTTTGGAAAAACGGAAAATACCAGTTTATCCCATTTTTGGCAACTGTTGTGGCAGTGGTTGCAACTGATCTGCTAAAAGGTGTAGGCATTGGATTATTGATATCGATCATTTATATTTTGCAAGGAAATATGAAAAGAGCCTATTATCTGAGTAAAGAAAACTTGGATGACGCTGATGATATCACTATAAAACTAGCGGAAGAAGTATCATTTCTAAACAAGGCTGCCATCAAAAAAACCCTTAAAAATATAAAATCCAAATCTAAAGTTATTATTGACGCGAGAAAAACTTCCTATATCACCACAGACGTTTTGGAAATGATACAGGATTTCGCAAACGTAAGAGCAAAAGAAGAAGATATTGAAGTGGAATTATTGGGCTTCAAAACATCCTATAGGGATTATGCCAATGATCAAGACTCTCATGTAGTCGTACACCACAGAAGAGCGATGTAA
- a CDS encoding carbonic anhydrase family protein, producing the protein MKAHTSETQATITPEKALNFLKEGNQRFVNNLKANRDLLEQVNATRAGQWPFAVILSCIDSRTSAELIFDQGLGDIFSIRIAGNFVNQDILGSMEFGCNVAGSKLVVVLGHSKCGALKGGLDSAAIEPMGMDNLNHLIGHFDPIIKTIIKDGEERSSSNEDLLERLNHHNVKHAIEDIRKQSSTLKKLEDEGKIKIVGANYDVETGVVNWL; encoded by the coding sequence ATGAAAGCACATACATCCGAAACACAAGCAACCATAACACCAGAAAAAGCCCTCAACTTTCTTAAAGAAGGGAACCAAAGATTCGTAAACAACTTGAAAGCTAACCGGGACCTTCTGGAACAAGTGAATGCGACCAGAGCCGGACAATGGCCTTTTGCAGTTATTCTTAGTTGCATAGACAGCCGTACATCTGCAGAATTGATCTTTGACCAAGGATTAGGTGATATTTTCAGCATCAGAATAGCAGGAAATTTTGTTAATCAGGACATTCTTGGCTCAATGGAATTTGGCTGTAATGTCGCAGGTTCCAAACTTGTTGTCGTTCTAGGACACTCCAAGTGCGGTGCACTAAAGGGCGGTCTAGATTCCGCAGCTATCGAACCAATGGGAATGGATAACCTGAATCATCTCATTGGCCATTTTGATCCGATTATAAAAACCATTATAAAAGATGGTGAAGAACGCTCATCTTCGAACGAAGATCTTTTGGAAAGGCTGAATCATCACAATGTGAAGCACGCCATCGAGGATATCCGTAAACAAAGTTCTACTTTAAAAAAACTGGAAGACGAAGGTAAAATCAAAATCGTAGGCGCAAACTACGACGTAGAAACAGGCGTCGTAAATTGGTTATAG
- a CDS encoding glycosyltransferase, whose translation MKKKKILVRIGSLRHGGAEKVLVTFLRNLPADKYEVDLLLNLYSGKHLPDVPDWVNVMFLNRGEMITTNRPKDLPKKIYRVVYQQLLKKYPKILYKKKLKNKQYDVEFAAIHGFMDEILNSPLKSSKKLMWIHNDLTQVSGYTPEKIRRFFRYDKVMVISEKIHETFLSLAENQAEKDKIVRIYNPLDTQEILTKSEKPVINYQFDESVPTFVSVGTVFPQKGFDRLLRVHKRLLDDGFLHRILILGDGYDFEAIKKLKSDLGVDKTATMFGFTDNPYPYFRQANYYILSSRYEGFPTVLFEAITLKKNIIATDVSGVREMLDEGNLGLITDNSEEGIYEGMKQALQHPESFDDYQKKLTDYQMPFDLENSVKRIMEIIDDL comes from the coding sequence ATGAAAAAAAAGAAAATCCTCGTCCGAATCGGTTCTCTGCGTCACGGTGGCGCAGAAAAAGTTTTGGTGACGTTTCTCAGAAATCTTCCTGCAGACAAGTATGAAGTGGATCTTTTGCTGAACCTCTATTCTGGGAAACATCTGCCAGATGTTCCAGATTGGGTGAATGTGATGTTTCTGAACCGAGGCGAGATGATTACCACCAACCGTCCGAAGGATCTTCCTAAAAAAATATACCGGGTTGTTTACCAACAACTTCTAAAAAAGTATCCTAAAATTCTTTACAAGAAAAAGCTGAAAAATAAACAATATGATGTAGAGTTTGCGGCTATCCACGGTTTTATGGACGAAATCCTGAACAGTCCGCTGAAGTCTTCAAAAAAACTGATGTGGATTCATAATGATCTAACACAGGTCAGCGGCTATACTCCGGAAAAAATAAGACGCTTTTTCAGATATGATAAAGTGATGGTGATTTCCGAAAAAATCCACGAGACATTTTTATCCTTGGCAGAAAATCAAGCCGAAAAAGACAAAATTGTAAGAATTTACAATCCTTTGGACACCCAAGAAATTCTCACAAAATCGGAAAAACCTGTAATCAATTATCAATTTGATGAATCTGTTCCCACTTTTGTCTCTGTAGGAACTGTATTTCCTCAAAAGGGATTTGACCGCTTGCTGAGAGTCCACAAAAGGCTTTTGGATGATGGCTTTCTCCACCGAATTTTGATTTTGGGTGACGGTTATGATTTTGAGGCGATTAAAAAGCTGAAATCCGATCTTGGCGTAGACAAGACTGCAACTATGTTTGGATTTACAGATAATCCTTATCCTTATTTCAGACAAGCCAATTATTATATCCTGAGTTCCCGTTACGAGGGTTTTCCGACGGTTCTTTTTGAAGCCATCACACTGAAAAAGAACATCATAGCAACCGATGTTTCCGGTGTGCGAGAAATGTTAGATGAAGGAAACCTAGGCCTCATCACAGATAATTCCGAAGAAGGCATCTACGAAGGTATGAAACAAGCATTGCAACATCCGGAAAGTTTTGATGATTATCAAAAAAAACTGACCGACTATCAAATGCCTTTTGATCTGGAAAACTCTGTAAAACGGATTATGGAAATAATAGATGATTTATAG
- the pth gene encoding aminoacyl-tRNA hydrolase, translated as MKYLIVGIGNKGEEYVETRHNIGFKVAEKVAETIDAPFKSSNFGLLAEGKYKGRKVFILKPDTYVNLSGNAVKFWMQKENIPLENILVITDDLALPFGSLRMKMKGSDAGHNGLKSIQSQLNTQNYPRLRFGISADFSEGKQADYVLGKWNEEEKQKLSERIEKFSQAVLSFVFAGIQNTMSTFNGK; from the coding sequence ATGAAATATTTGATTGTCGGAATTGGTAACAAGGGCGAAGAATACGTAGAAACGCGTCATAATATCGGCTTTAAGGTAGCAGAAAAAGTAGCGGAAACAATAGATGCACCTTTCAAATCTTCTAACTTCGGACTTTTGGCAGAAGGAAAGTACAAAGGCAGAAAAGTTTTTATTCTGAAACCAGACACGTATGTTAATCTTTCCGGAAATGCGGTTAAATTCTGGATGCAGAAAGAAAATATTCCTTTAGAAAATATTCTGGTGATTACCGATGATCTGGCATTGCCATTTGGATCTCTCAGGATGAAGATGAAAGGGTCTGATGCTGGGCACAACGGTCTGAAAAGCATACAGTCACAACTCAACACACAAAACTATCCCCGGCTGAGGTTCGGGATTTCTGCAGACTTTTCGGAAGGCAAACAGGCAGATTATGTTCTCGGAAAATGGAATGAAGAAGAAAAACAAAAGCTTTCCGAAAGAATTGAAAAATTTTCCCAAGCCGTACTTTCTTTTGTTTTCGCAGGGATACAAAATACGATGAGTACATTCAACGGAAAATAA
- a CDS encoding carbonic anhydrase, which produces MSKSYKAIFENNKKWVESKIADNPEYFHELAKTQNPEYLYIGCSDSRVTAEDMIGAQPGEVFVHRNIANVINTLDMSSTAVIQYAVEHLKVKHIIVCGHYNCGGVKAAMTSQDLGLLNPWLRNIRDVYRLHQTELDAIGDASKKYDRLVELNVQEQCINVIKMACVQERYILEEQPLVHGWVFDLRTGRIIDLEIDFEKILKDIQKIYNLTDSDWVMSRRK; this is translated from the coding sequence ATGTCGAAGTCGTATAAAGCTATTTTTGAGAACAATAAAAAATGGGTAGAGTCTAAGATTGCGGATAACCCGGAATATTTCCACGAACTCGCCAAAACGCAAAATCCAGAATATCTCTACATTGGATGCTCCGACAGCCGTGTTACTGCTGAAGATATGATAGGTGCACAGCCAGGTGAAGTTTTTGTTCACAGGAATATTGCTAACGTCATCAACACACTTGATATGAGTTCTACAGCTGTAATTCAATACGCCGTAGAACATCTAAAAGTTAAACACATCATCGTCTGTGGTCATTACAATTGTGGTGGTGTGAAAGCCGCAATGACATCTCAGGATCTTGGCTTGCTTAATCCTTGGCTTAGAAATATCCGTGATGTATACAGGCTTCATCAGACCGAGCTTGATGCTATTGGAGACGCTTCAAAAAAATATGACCGTCTTGTAGAACTTAATGTTCAGGAGCAGTGCATCAATGTAATCAAAATGGCATGCGTGCAGGAACGTTATATTCTTGAAGAGCAACCATTAGTCCACGGTTGGGTATTTGACCTGAGAACAGGCAGAATCATCGATCTTGAAATCGATTTTGAAAAAATATTAAAAGACATTCAGAAAATTTACAACCTTACAGATTCTGACTGGGTGATGAGCCGCAGAAAATAA
- a CDS encoding glycosyltransferase has translation MQKKVKVLFRHRSMEMGGVEKVILNLLNNLDREKLDLTLLVSLYQGELRDKIPAHINYVKINKGKEDFSKNTLINNLQLVFRGLKIKFLEIFPNLTDKFYLDQQFDVEIACTYGDYDSVLRSANKNSKKIGWFHSDITFPKLQPAVPTILKQISQFDYFIFGSQQTKDIFTQTYPNFKLPENQVILNAIPIEEIKQKAVEFVPDFGTKDPVFVSVGRLHSRKGYHKLIEVHNKLIKDGFAHKIIIIGDGEEKDNLENLTKMYGVQNSFVLLGSLLNPYPYVKNADFFVMPSESEGWPLIIADTLILQKPILSTAVGGIPEMIRHLENGYLIRYDADEMYNAMKEFLSNTDVIEKIKKGLENSEKQFDNQKIFDAVENIIIKLAQK, from the coding sequence ATGCAGAAAAAAGTAAAAGTACTTTTCCGTCACAGGTCTATGGAAATGGGAGGTGTCGAAAAAGTGATATTAAATCTTCTCAATAACCTAGATCGAGAAAAATTGGACCTTACATTACTTGTGAGTCTCTATCAGGGTGAGCTTCGGGATAAGATTCCTGCACATATCAATTATGTAAAAATAAATAAAGGGAAAGAAGATTTTTCAAAAAACACCCTGATCAATAATTTACAACTTGTTTTCAGAGGATTAAAAATAAAGTTTTTGGAAATATTTCCCAATCTTACAGATAAATTTTATCTGGATCAACAATTTGATGTGGAAATTGCTTGTACTTATGGAGATTACGATTCGGTGCTTAGAAGTGCTAATAAAAACTCAAAAAAAATAGGTTGGTTTCATTCGGACATCACCTTTCCGAAGCTTCAGCCCGCTGTTCCTACAATCCTAAAGCAGATTTCTCAATTCGATTATTTTATTTTCGGATCACAGCAGACCAAAGATATTTTCACCCAAACTTACCCCAACTTTAAGTTGCCTGAGAATCAAGTGATTTTAAATGCCATTCCTATCGAAGAAATCAAGCAAAAAGCAGTAGAATTTGTTCCGGATTTTGGGACTAAAGATCCTGTTTTTGTATCTGTAGGCAGACTACATTCCAGAAAAGGCTACCATAAGCTCATAGAAGTTCATAATAAGCTGATAAAAGATGGCTTTGCACATAAAATCATTATTATAGGAGATGGCGAAGAAAAAGATAATTTAGAAAATCTCACCAAAATGTATGGCGTACAAAATTCTTTTGTACTCCTGGGATCACTTCTCAATCCTTATCCTTATGTAAAGAATGCTGATTTTTTTGTGATGCCGTCTGAATCAGAAGGCTGGCCGCTCATCATTGCAGATACGCTGATACTTCAGAAACCTATTCTTTCCACAGCAGTTGGCGGAATTCCGGAAATGATCCGTCATCTTGAGAACGGTTATCTTATCCGTTATGATGCAGATGAGATGTATAATGCTATGAAGGAATTTCTTAGCAATACTGATGTTATCGAAAAAATAAAAAAAGGTCTTGAAAATTCTGAAAAACAATTTGACAACCAGAAAATCTTCGATGCGGTTGAAAATATCATCATTAAATTAGCCCAAAAATAG
- the mfd gene encoding transcription-repair coupling factor, with amino-acid sequence MELKKINQNLLPDLLQKQFGSEIFSQIVTKQHISVKGSAGSAVSILAAELFLTQNKTILYLADDKEDALYINAEMEDLLGKDNILYFPATHLEPYQIEKTQNANLVLRTEVINKLNSGKSPKVIVAFIGAMSEKVLKKEDFKAISHHIKVGDQLDFDFVDELLNHYQFNQTDFVSEPGEFSVRGGIVDVFSFSNEKPFRITFFGNEVESIRTFDIESQLSLDKIDEFQLVSNMNFSVSGNKVSLFELLPEDSFIVSKNLYLSARRIKEFHEKALEKYETLSKDIKHRSPDELFISEGEFQNKLIKFKTIDFSSQHFKLPKSQIIELNQTQQPSFHKNFELLIQDLEEKQGQGFDTWISFSSEKQKERLQSIFEELQHEIPFKSFKSELHEGFVDSDNKILIYTDHQIFDRYQRYKSKDGFAKSEQLTLKDLMSLKVGDYIAHIDHGIGKFMGLVKVNNDGKIQECFKLSYKNGDLLYVSIHSLHKISKYNGPDGKEIVLSKLGSPAWKSLKQKTKARVKQIAFDLIKLYAERKTAKGFQYSPDSYLQNELEASFLYEDTPDQEKATLDVKKDMENEGVMDRLICGDVGFGKTEVAIRAAFKAATDGKQVAILVPTTILAFQHYRSFKERLKDFPVNISYMNRFRTAKQKSETKEGLKNGKIDIVIGTHQLVGKDIKFKDLGLLIIDEEHKFGVSVKDKLKTLKTNVDTLTLTATPIPRTLQFSLMAARDLSVIKTPPPNRQPVDTSIIGFSEEIIRDAVSYELQRDGQVYFINNRIENLKDIAGLIQRLVPDARVITGHGQMDGKQMETNILDFMEGKYDVLVSTTIVESGVDVPNANTIFINDAQRFGMADLHQMRGRVGRSNRKAFCYLITPPFDMMTSDARKRLEAIEQFSDLGSGFQIAMKDLEIRGAGDLLGAEQSGFINEMGFETYQKMMQEALEELKDDENFENLFENEEDRNKLFKSTREVNIDTDLELMLPDDYVSSTEERLSLYQKLADIQSAKELEQFENELIDRFGTLPDEAINLLKSVELKWLAAEIGFDKLVVKNKVFLGYFPANPQDKFYQSEKFKKIIAYLTQNPAEATLKEKNNQLMMRKDNVKNVDDVNLVLNRILA; translated from the coding sequence ATGGAATTAAAAAAAATCAACCAGAATCTTTTGCCCGATTTACTTCAGAAGCAGTTCGGGAGCGAGATTTTTTCGCAGATAGTTACTAAACAGCATATTTCAGTCAAAGGAAGTGCCGGTTCCGCCGTTTCAATTTTGGCAGCAGAACTGTTTCTGACGCAGAATAAAACCATTCTTTATCTCGCTGACGATAAGGAAGATGCACTTTATATCAATGCGGAAATGGAAGATTTGCTGGGAAAAGATAACATTCTTTATTTTCCGGCCACTCATTTGGAACCTTATCAGATCGAGAAAACCCAAAATGCGAATCTTGTTCTGAGAACCGAAGTCATCAATAAACTGAACTCAGGAAAATCTCCGAAAGTGATTGTAGCTTTTATAGGCGCAATGTCCGAAAAAGTGTTGAAAAAAGAAGATTTCAAGGCGATTTCTCATCACATCAAAGTAGGAGATCAATTGGATTTTGATTTTGTGGATGAGCTGCTGAATCATTACCAATTCAACCAAACCGACTTTGTTTCCGAACCGGGAGAATTTTCTGTCCGTGGCGGAATTGTGGATGTTTTTTCTTTTTCTAATGAAAAGCCTTTCCGAATCACATTTTTCGGTAACGAAGTAGAAAGTATCAGGACTTTTGATATAGAATCTCAATTGTCTCTGGATAAAATAGATGAATTTCAGTTGGTCTCCAACATGAATTTTTCGGTGTCCGGAAACAAGGTTTCGTTGTTTGAATTATTGCCAGAAGACAGTTTTATTGTTTCAAAAAACCTTTATCTGTCCGCAAGAAGAATCAAGGAGTTCCACGAAAAAGCTTTGGAAAAGTATGAAACACTTAGTAAAGATATCAAGCACAGATCGCCGGACGAATTGTTCATTTCTGAGGGAGAATTTCAGAATAAGTTGATTAAGTTCAAAACCATAGATTTCAGTTCGCAGCATTTCAAACTACCAAAATCTCAGATAATTGAACTCAACCAAACACAGCAGCCGAGTTTTCACAAAAACTTCGAATTGCTGATTCAGGATTTGGAAGAAAAACAAGGACAAGGATTTGACACTTGGATTTCATTTTCAAGTGAAAAACAGAAAGAAAGATTACAATCCATTTTTGAAGAACTTCAGCACGAGATTCCGTTCAAAAGCTTCAAATCGGAACTGCACGAAGGTTTCGTGGATTCTGATAACAAGATTCTGATTTATACCGATCATCAGATTTTCGACCGTTACCAACGTTATAAATCCAAGGATGGATTTGCTAAGTCGGAGCAGCTGACACTCAAGGATTTAATGTCTCTCAAAGTTGGCGATTATATTGCTCATATTGACCACGGAATCGGGAAATTTATGGGATTGGTTAAGGTCAATAATGACGGCAAAATCCAGGAATGTTTTAAGTTGAGTTACAAAAACGGTGATTTGCTGTATGTCAGCATTCATTCACTCCATAAAATTTCGAAATATAACGGGCCAGACGGAAAAGAAATTGTCCTTAGCAAACTCGGTTCACCAGCCTGGAAATCATTAAAACAAAAAACCAAGGCAAGAGTTAAGCAAATCGCTTTCGACCTGATAAAACTCTATGCGGAAAGGAAAACGGCTAAAGGATTTCAGTATTCGCCGGATTCCTACCTACAAAATGAGCTGGAAGCAAGCTTCCTTTACGAAGATACACCAGACCAGGAAAAAGCAACGCTGGATGTAAAAAAAGATATGGAAAATGAAGGCGTGATGGACCGTTTGATCTGTGGCGATGTTGGATTCGGGAAAACGGAAGTTGCGATTCGTGCCGCGTTCAAAGCGGCGACAGACGGCAAACAGGTTGCGATTCTGGTTCCCACAACGATTCTGGCTTTCCAACATTACAGAAGTTTCAAAGAGCGTTTGAAAGATTTTCCGGTTAATATTTCTTATATGAACCGATTCCGCACAGCTAAACAGAAATCTGAAACCAAAGAAGGCCTTAAAAATGGTAAAATCGATATTGTCATCGGAACGCATCAGTTGGTTGGTAAAGACATTAAATTCAAGGATTTAGGATTGTTGATTATTGATGAGGAACATAAATTCGGCGTTTCCGTCAAGGATAAATTAAAAACGCTTAAAACCAATGTTGATACATTGACTTTAACGGCAACTCCTATTCCTCGGACTTTGCAATTCTCATTGATGGCTGCAAGAGATTTATCGGTGATTAAAACGCCGCCACCCAACAGACAACCTGTGGATACCAGCATCATTGGCTTCAGCGAAGAAATTATCCGGGATGCAGTTTCCTACGAATTGCAGCGCGATGGACAGGTTTATTTCATCAACAACAGAATCGAAAATCTAAAAGATATTGCCGGACTAATCCAGAGACTGGTTCCGGATGCAAGAGTTATTACCGGTCATGGACAGATGGATGGGAAACAAATGGAAACGAATATCCTCGATTTTATGGAAGGAAAATACGATGTTCTGGTTTCCACGACTATTGTAGAATCCGGTGTGGATGTCCCGAATGCGAATACGATTTTCATTAATGATGCGCAACGTTTCGGAATGGCAGACCTGCACCAGATGCGTGGAAGAGTAGGGCGAAGCAACAGAAAAGCATTCTGTTACCTGATAACGCCGCCATTTGATATGATGACGTCTGATGCGAGGAAACGTCTCGAAGCGATTGAGCAATTCTCGGATCTCGGAAGTGGTTTCCAGATTGCAATGAAAGACCTGGAAATCCGGGGAGCAGGGGATTTGCTGGGTGCTGAACAAAGTGGTTTTATTAATGAAATGGGATTTGAGACGTACCAGAAAATGATGCAGGAAGCGTTGGAAGAGCTGAAAGATGATGAGAATTTTGAGAATCTTTTCGAAAATGAAGAAGACCGGAACAAACTTTTCAAATCTACCAGAGAAGTGAATATTGATACGGATTTGGAACTGATGTTGCCCGATGATTATGTGAGCTCTACGGAAGAGCGATTGTCATTGTATCAAAAATTAGCCGATATTCAGAGTGCGAAGGAACTGGAACAATTTGAAAATGAACTGATAGACCGATTCGGAACACTGCCGGATGAAGCGATTAACCTTCTGAAATCTGTAGAGCTGAAATGGCTGGCGGCAGAAATTGGATTTGATAAGCTGGTGGTGAAAAATAAGGTTTTCCTGGGTTATTTTCCAGCGAATCCCCAAGATAAATTCTATCAAAGTGAGAAATTCAAAAAAATAATTGCTTATCTCACACAAAATCCGGCAGAAGCGACGTTAAAAGAAAAGAACAACCAGCTGATGATGCGAAAAGATAACGTGAAGAATGTGGATGATGTGAACCTGGTTCTGAATAGGATTTTGGCTTAA
- a CDS encoding serine O-acetyltransferase, whose translation MSDSIIQKDFYRESGRYLSHFQILKKCYSPNLHYIYLFRKAQRYYKIPVIGLFYKLLLRHYQILYGFQIYPETEIGEGLYLGHWGHLVINPKAKIGKNCNIAQGVTIAQSNRGKSEGVPVIGDEVWIGPNAVIVGKVTIGNNVLIAPNAYVNTDVPSNSVVIGNPAVITSNINATKQYINNKV comes from the coding sequence ATGAGCGATTCTATCATACAAAAAGATTTTTATAGAGAAAGCGGCCGTTACCTTTCTCATTTTCAGATTCTGAAGAAATGCTACAGCCCGAATCTGCATTATATTTATCTTTTCAGAAAAGCCCAAAGATATTATAAAATACCAGTCATAGGGTTGTTTTATAAATTACTCCTCAGGCACTATCAGATTCTTTACGGCTTCCAGATCTACCCGGAAACAGAAATTGGGGAAGGTTTATATCTTGGTCATTGGGGACATCTCGTGATTAATCCCAAAGCCAAAATAGGGAAAAACTGTAATATTGCGCAAGGGGTGACTATTGCGCAGTCCAACCGTGGAAAAAGCGAAGGCGTGCCAGTCATCGGGGACGAAGTCTGGATTGGCCCGAATGCTGTAATTGTAGGAAAAGTAACCATCGGAAATAACGTCCTGATTGCCCCGAATGCCTATGTGAATACGGATGTCCCGTCTAATTCTGTGGTGATCGGAAATCCCGCTGTGATTACCTCTAATATAAATGCGACGAAACAATATATAAACAACAAGGTTTAG